In Gimesia benthica, a single window of DNA contains:
- a CDS encoding DUF1501 domain-containing protein: MTGKYCSGPVNRREFMRIGSLCLGGLSLPQLLSLRSEAAPTRPETSVILLFLHGGPSQLETYDLKPDAPSDYRSLFNPISTNVPGMDLCELFPRQAKIADKFSLVRSLHHDVGIHSDGGIIVLTGKRPSKLDPTSQSKSEHPDFGSVTSVVRGLSDAGTPPYVSIPSKFYMVQPTYLGLQHGPFESTEPSATSYRPPSLKLQAGMDGKHLLERRQLLKQFDQLRSDLDLTGDLHGNDKFRDLAFQMLTSPDAARSFDIDREPDSLRDRYGRNMWGQGCLLARRLAEAGCGVVSLFFNTPKTGQEFTNWDDHILNAGRPGHFAKYMQTRLPYMDQALATLIEDIHERSLDKKIMVVAVGEFGRTPRLSSNNSGTGRNHWPQAYTALFSGGNLKMGQVVGATNSKAEYPTHNPHTPQDMLATIYRHLGIDYSRSLVDHQGRPIPILPHGKPIAGLI; encoded by the coding sequence ATGACGGGCAAATACTGCAGTGGACCGGTGAACCGACGCGAGTTTATGCGCATCGGCTCACTCTGCCTGGGAGGATTATCGCTCCCGCAGTTGCTGTCTCTTCGCAGTGAAGCCGCCCCAACCCGACCGGAAACCTCCGTCATCCTGCTCTTCCTGCATGGCGGTCCTTCGCAGTTGGAAACCTATGACCTCAAGCCTGATGCCCCCTCGGATTACCGCTCCCTGTTTAATCCGATCTCCACGAATGTTCCAGGAATGGATCTCTGCGAACTCTTTCCTCGACAGGCTAAGATCGCAGATAAATTCTCTCTTGTCCGTTCCCTGCACCACGACGTCGGCATCCACAGCGATGGGGGGATCATCGTTCTCACCGGCAAACGTCCCTCGAAACTGGATCCCACTTCGCAATCGAAAAGCGAACACCCCGACTTCGGTTCGGTCACCAGTGTTGTCCGCGGTCTGTCCGATGCGGGAACGCCCCCCTATGTCTCGATTCCCTCGAAGTTCTACATGGTGCAGCCCACTTACCTGGGTCTGCAGCACGGACCTTTTGAATCGACTGAGCCATCGGCAACCAGCTATCGCCCCCCTTCCCTGAAACTGCAGGCCGGCATGGATGGGAAGCATTTGCTCGAACGCCGCCAGTTGCTCAAACAGTTCGATCAACTGCGCAGCGATCTCGATCTCACAGGAGACTTGCACGGCAATGACAAATTCCGCGACCTCGCCTTTCAGATGCTGACCAGCCCCGATGCCGCCCGTTCGTTCGACATCGACCGCGAACCAGACAGCCTGCGCGATCGCTACGGACGCAACATGTGGGGTCAGGGCTGCCTGCTCGCCCGCCGCCTGGCGGAAGCCGGCTGTGGCGTCGTCTCTCTCTTCTTCAACACCCCGAAGACCGGGCAGGAATTCACGAACTGGGACGATCACATTCTCAACGCAGGACGCCCCGGTCACTTTGCGAAATACATGCAGACCCGTCTCCCGTACATGGATCAGGCCCTGGCCACGCTCATCGAGGACATCCACGAACGCAGCCTGGATAAGAAAATCATGGTTGTCGCCGTCGGTGAATTCGGTCGCACTCCCCGACTCTCTTCCAACAACTCGGGGACGGGACGCAACCACTGGCCCCAGGCTTACACGGCGCTCTTCTCAGGAGGCAATCTGAAAATGGGACAGGTCGTTGGTGCCACCAACTCCAAAGCCGAATACCCGACTCACAATCCTCACACGCCACAGGACATGCTGGCCACGATCTACCGTCACCTGGGCATCGATTACTCTCGCTCCCTCGTCGACCATCAGGGACGACCGATTCCCATCCTGCCGCACGGCAAACCGATTGCCGGGCTGATCTAA
- a CDS encoding NAD(P)/FAD-dependent oxidoreductase yields the protein MNTIQNPGSKADSKRVLIIGGGFAGLNAALELGGVPGVEVTLVDRHNYHLFQPLLYQVAMAGLSPADIATPIRSLLSRYKNTSVLLGEAQSIDLPGKKVQFDFGELEYDYLVLACGATHSYFGHNEWEVYAPGLKNISQATEIRKRVLSAFEHAERITDPDEQKKYLTYVIVGGGPTGVELAGAIGEMSRFTLSKDFRRINPSHTRVILVEAGPRILPMFSEEQANRAARDLENLGVQLWTSSVVTNINEDGVELGSERIRAATVLWAAGVEASKLGQSEGMQTDNRGRVMVEPDLSLTNYPNVFVAGDQACYTHQTGKPLPGTAPVALQQGRCIGKNIRAEVQGKPRSEFRFRDKGQMATIGRSRAIVEMGKFKLAGFFAWVVWLVVHVFYLTGFKNRVLVVMQWAWSYLSFRRGARLIVGKEWDPEPVQEPQHEHENEEVPVSSEH from the coding sequence ATGAATACTATACAAAACCCCGGCAGCAAGGCAGACTCTAAAAGGGTCCTGATTATCGGTGGTGGTTTTGCCGGCTTGAATGCCGCGTTAGAACTGGGAGGCGTTCCCGGCGTCGAAGTGACCCTGGTTGACCGCCATAATTACCATCTGTTTCAACCATTGCTCTACCAGGTCGCCATGGCTGGCCTGAGTCCTGCAGATATCGCGACGCCCATTCGCAGCCTGCTGTCCCGCTATAAGAATACCAGTGTACTACTGGGAGAAGCCCAGTCAATCGATCTGCCTGGCAAGAAAGTCCAGTTTGATTTTGGCGAACTGGAATATGATTACCTGGTTCTGGCCTGCGGTGCGACTCACAGTTATTTTGGTCATAATGAGTGGGAAGTTTACGCGCCAGGCTTAAAGAACATCTCGCAGGCCACAGAGATTCGCAAGCGGGTGCTGTCGGCCTTTGAGCATGCAGAGCGGATTACCGACCCCGATGAGCAGAAGAAATATCTGACATACGTGATCGTGGGTGGTGGACCGACGGGGGTTGAACTGGCAGGGGCGATTGGCGAGATGAGCCGATTTACCCTCTCCAAGGATTTCCGCCGCATCAATCCGAGTCATACTCGCGTGATCCTGGTCGAAGCGGGGCCACGAATTCTGCCGATGTTCTCCGAAGAGCAGGCGAATCGAGCAGCCCGCGACCTGGAGAACCTGGGAGTTCAGCTCTGGACTTCGTCTGTGGTGACTAACATCAACGAAGATGGCGTCGAACTGGGGAGCGAACGAATCCGGGCTGCGACAGTGCTCTGGGCGGCAGGCGTGGAGGCTTCCAAGTTGGGGCAGTCAGAGGGGATGCAGACTGATAACCGGGGCCGCGTGATGGTTGAACCAGACCTGAGTCTGACCAATTATCCCAACGTGTTTGTTGCCGGTGACCAGGCCTGTTATACACACCAGACAGGAAAGCCCTTGCCGGGTACCGCACCGGTGGCGCTGCAGCAGGGGCGCTGCATCGGAAAAAATATCCGCGCAGAAGTTCAGGGTAAACCCCGCAGTGAGTTTCGTTTCCGGGACAAGGGGCAGATGGCGACCATCGGTCGCAGTCGAGCCATTGTCGAGATGGGAAAATTCAAATTAGCCGGTTTCTTCGCCTGGGTGGTTTGGCTGGTCGTGCATGTTTTCTACCTGACTGGCTTCAAGAACCGGGTGCTGGTCGTCATGCAGTGGGCCTGGTCCTACCTCAGTTTTCGTAGAGGCGCTCGACTGATTGTCGGCAAGGAATGGGATCCGGAGCCGGTGCAGGAGCCGCAGCACGAACACGAAAACGAGGAAGTTCCTGTTTCGTCAGAGCACTAA
- a CDS encoding DUF1501 domain-containing protein translates to MSFSEPQQKNLNPPPENESLSRRDFFSWAGTGLAGTALMDLLLRQQSVRGATPKQNTVPAPHFSPRVKRVVHICLIGGLSHLDSFDYKPSLNKLHGKEMPTDKKPETFFGKVGLLRKNDFEFQQRGESGLWISELFPHIASQADELTLIRSMKADSANHTPATFQENTGFRLNGFPVLGAWLSYGLGCETDELPSYVVLPDVRGYPAAGTINWSNGFLPAQHQGVPFQSEGPAIRDLFPERQISEQTELASRQLLNRFNQAHLERAGANSDLEARIRSHVLAAKMQLAVPRVTDLSGETAATRGMYGFDREETAPFARNCLLARRLLEQGVRFVQLFSGGPFGSPRINWDGHEDVKRNHLREATRIDQPVAGLLKDLRQRGMLEDTLVLFSTEFGRTPFTQSASNTVGTGRDHNMNGFSVWMAGGGLKHGLSYGATDEFGWKSVEKVVPWHDYHATVLHLLGIDHTRLTWYHNGIERRLTNVHGEVLHEILA, encoded by the coding sequence ATGTCATTTTCAGAACCACAGCAGAAGAATTTGAATCCACCTCCGGAAAACGAATCTTTGTCCCGACGTGATTTCTTTTCCTGGGCCGGGACCGGACTGGCGGGGACCGCACTGATGGATCTGTTACTCCGTCAGCAGTCTGTGCGCGGCGCAACACCGAAGCAAAATACGGTTCCGGCACCACATTTTTCGCCGCGAGTGAAACGGGTGGTCCATATCTGTCTGATCGGTGGCTTGAGTCATCTGGATTCGTTTGACTATAAACCTTCGCTCAATAAACTGCATGGCAAGGAAATGCCGACCGACAAGAAGCCCGAGACATTTTTCGGCAAAGTGGGCCTGTTGCGAAAGAACGATTTTGAGTTTCAGCAGCGGGGTGAAAGCGGTCTGTGGATTTCAGAGTTGTTCCCGCACATCGCGTCACAGGCGGATGAATTAACGCTAATCCGCTCGATGAAAGCAGATTCCGCCAATCATACGCCAGCCACATTTCAGGAGAACACCGGGTTTCGACTCAACGGTTTTCCGGTGCTGGGGGCCTGGTTGTCTTACGGACTCGGTTGCGAGACCGATGAACTGCCCTCTTATGTCGTGCTGCCGGATGTCCGTGGCTATCCCGCTGCGGGGACAATTAACTGGTCCAACGGTTTCCTCCCGGCTCAGCACCAGGGGGTTCCCTTTCAGAGCGAAGGCCCCGCCATTCGGGATCTGTTTCCTGAACGGCAGATTTCAGAGCAGACCGAACTGGCCAGTCGACAATTGTTGAACCGGTTCAATCAGGCACACCTCGAACGGGCTGGTGCCAACAGTGACCTGGAAGCCCGGATCCGCAGTCACGTTCTGGCTGCAAAAATGCAGCTGGCCGTCCCACGGGTGACGGACCTTTCAGGAGAAACTGCCGCGACCCGGGGGATGTACGGCTTCGACCGGGAGGAAACCGCTCCCTTTGCCCGCAACTGTCTGCTGGCCCGGCGGCTGCTGGAGCAGGGTGTGCGTTTCGTGCAGCTCTTTTCGGGAGGCCCCTTCGGCTCACCTCGCATTAACTGGGACGGGCATGAGGATGTAAAGCGGAATCATCTGCGGGAAGCGACGCGCATCGATCAGCCTGTCGCGGGGCTATTGAAGGATTTACGTCAACGGGGGATGCTGGAGGACACGCTGGTGCTGTTCTCGACTGAATTTGGCCGGACGCCTTTCACGCAGTCAGCTTCAAATACGGTGGGCACAGGCCGCGATCACAATATGAATGGTTTCTCGGTCTGGATGGCAGGCGGTGGTCTTAAGCATGGGCTCAGCTATGGAGCCACTGATGAATTCGGCTGGAAATCGGTCGAGAAAGTTGTTCCCTGGCACGATTATCATGCGACCGTGCTGCATCTGCTGGGCATCGATCACACCCGGCTGACCTGGTATCACAACGGGATCGAACGCCGGCTGACCAATGTGCACGGTGAAGTGCTTCATGAAATTCTGGCCTGA
- a CDS encoding DUF1553 domain-containing protein, translating to MHAGEKVWVTLALFLGLALPGLSRADDLFETPERMQADFDRVIAPLIAGHCLDCHAGLDPKAGLNLSRRDLTFQGGETGAAVEAGKPDESLLWQYIESDAMPPEHPLSAEEKQLFRRWIAAGAPWGTDPIDAFSKTTEKRAGYDWWSLQALQKPKVPVATGKHELWGKNPIDAFVLRRLKEHGLQPRAEADRRALIRRLYYSVIGLPPEPEEVEAFVDDKSADAYEKIVDRLLASPHYGEHWARHWLDVVRFGESNGFERDQPRENAWHYRNWVIQALNKDLPYDQFVRLQLAGDLLDPDSPGAVKATGFLVAGPHDVVIPQSTLMRATMKQDELEDIVGVTAQTFLGLTVNCARCHDHKFDPIGQQEYYQFAAALAGVVHGERNLPDPAYNRAQQALAQKEKTLREVQGQLFQLETVARKRVLAKRNQGADTTEASLVSSPIAAWDFRKGTDDLVGGLSGTLHGSAKQTPEGLVLDGNRSFLKTEPLPEVLGEKTLEAWVKLSDLQQRGGGVLSVQTTDGNIFDAIVFGEQQPGHWLAGSDHFNRTKSFQGPEEKTASEKEVQVALVYAADGTITAYRNGAVYGSGYRSKGLQTFPAGKTEVLFGLRHGSPGGNRLLKGVVSQARLYDRALTQEEIQASARWGGVFFSQEELQATLNETQRQQWRELRRQRSGLQAEIKKLQAVQPTKVYAALSRDPGVSHLLRRGSVAAPAGVVQPGGLQAIEGLDGNLKLAADSSDQERRLKFANWVTDARNPLFARVIVNRIWHYHFGQGLVNTPNDFGFNGGRCSHPELLDWLAIQLKENDWSLKSLQREILLSATFRQSSEVDSQAMLVDADNRWLWRKSPQRIEAESIRDSILKVAGKLNPEVGGRGYQDVKSYFFKGTQFYEPLDPVGEEFNRRSIYRFSARGGRHPLLETFDCPDPSTTTPDRASTTTPLQALALMNDSFVLRMSDQLAARVKQRSGADSGQQVVELFELVYQRPPRLEEAAVSREFVSQHGLSALCRVLLNSNEFLYVN from the coding sequence ATGCACGCAGGCGAGAAAGTATGGGTGACGCTGGCATTGTTCCTCGGGTTGGCTTTACCGGGACTCAGCAGGGCAGACGATCTCTTCGAAACACCTGAGCGTATGCAGGCGGACTTCGACCGTGTGATCGCACCGTTGATTGCTGGCCACTGTCTGGATTGTCACGCGGGACTGGATCCGAAAGCGGGGCTGAATCTTTCCCGCCGCGACTTAACTTTCCAGGGAGGCGAAACGGGAGCTGCGGTAGAGGCAGGTAAGCCGGATGAGAGTCTGCTCTGGCAATACATCGAATCGGACGCGATGCCCCCCGAACATCCCCTGTCTGCGGAAGAGAAGCAGTTGTTCCGGCGTTGGATTGCGGCAGGCGCGCCGTGGGGCACTGATCCCATTGATGCCTTCAGCAAGACGACGGAAAAGCGGGCCGGTTACGACTGGTGGTCGCTGCAGGCTCTGCAAAAACCAAAAGTACCTGTCGCGACTGGGAAACACGAACTCTGGGGAAAGAATCCCATCGATGCCTTCGTGTTGCGGCGGCTGAAAGAGCATGGCCTGCAGCCGCGTGCTGAAGCGGATCGTCGTGCTTTGATTCGTCGGCTGTATTATTCCGTAATTGGTCTGCCTCCGGAACCGGAAGAGGTGGAAGCGTTCGTCGATGATAAATCGGCTGACGCGTATGAGAAGATCGTTGATCGCCTGCTGGCATCGCCACATTACGGCGAGCACTGGGCGCGACACTGGCTGGACGTAGTCCGGTTTGGTGAAAGCAACGGGTTTGAACGCGATCAGCCACGTGAGAATGCCTGGCATTATCGAAACTGGGTGATTCAGGCCCTGAATAAAGATCTGCCCTACGATCAGTTCGTCAGGCTGCAATTAGCCGGTGATCTGCTTGATCCCGACAGTCCCGGAGCGGTCAAAGCGACCGGTTTCCTGGTGGCGGGGCCCCATGATGTCGTGATTCCACAAAGCACATTGATGCGGGCAACGATGAAACAGGACGAACTGGAAGATATCGTTGGCGTGACCGCGCAGACATTCCTCGGATTGACCGTGAACTGTGCCCGCTGTCACGATCATAAATTTGACCCCATCGGTCAGCAGGAATATTACCAGTTTGCCGCAGCGCTGGCAGGCGTCGTCCATGGAGAACGGAATCTACCAGATCCAGCCTATAATCGAGCTCAACAAGCCCTCGCTCAGAAAGAGAAGACACTGAGAGAAGTTCAGGGACAGCTCTTTCAACTGGAGACGGTTGCCCGAAAACGTGTGCTGGCGAAACGCAATCAAGGGGCAGACACAACGGAAGCGTCGCTGGTATCTTCTCCCATTGCTGCCTGGGATTTTCGCAAAGGGACAGACGATCTGGTGGGAGGTCTCTCGGGGACGCTGCACGGTTCTGCAAAGCAGACGCCTGAGGGACTGGTGCTCGACGGGAACCGTTCCTTTTTGAAAACAGAGCCCCTGCCTGAAGTTCTGGGGGAAAAGACGCTGGAAGCCTGGGTGAAACTCTCCGATCTGCAGCAGCGAGGTGGAGGAGTCCTGAGCGTACAGACAACCGATGGTAATATTTTCGATGCGATTGTGTTTGGCGAGCAGCAGCCGGGACACTGGCTGGCGGGGAGCGATCATTTTAATCGTACAAAGTCATTCCAAGGCCCCGAAGAGAAGACCGCTTCAGAAAAAGAGGTGCAGGTTGCCCTGGTGTATGCCGCGGATGGGACCATCACCGCTTATCGTAATGGCGCCGTTTACGGGAGTGGTTACCGCTCCAAAGGTTTGCAGACATTTCCCGCTGGGAAGACAGAAGTCCTCTTCGGTTTACGCCATGGTTCTCCGGGGGGGAATCGACTGCTCAAAGGCGTGGTCAGTCAGGCACGCCTGTATGATCGGGCGTTAACGCAGGAAGAAATTCAGGCTTCTGCCCGCTGGGGAGGCGTCTTCTTTTCTCAAGAAGAACTGCAGGCGACTCTGAATGAAACACAGCGCCAACAATGGCGGGAACTACGTCGACAGCGTTCCGGTCTGCAGGCAGAAATCAAAAAGCTGCAGGCCGTGCAACCAACAAAGGTCTATGCCGCCTTGTCCCGTGATCCGGGAGTCTCGCATCTGCTCAGGCGAGGAAGTGTGGCGGCACCGGCGGGTGTCGTCCAACCGGGCGGGCTGCAGGCGATTGAGGGGCTGGATGGTAATTTGAAACTGGCCGCTGACAGTTCGGATCAGGAACGCCGCCTGAAATTTGCCAACTGGGTGACTGATGCCCGCAATCCCCTGTTTGCACGAGTAATTGTGAATCGGATCTGGCATTATCATTTCGGTCAGGGGCTGGTGAATACACCGAATGATTTCGGTTTTAATGGCGGACGCTGCAGTCATCCCGAACTGCTCGACTGGCTGGCGATTCAGTTGAAAGAAAATGACTGGAGCCTGAAATCGCTGCAGCGTGAGATACTGCTCTCGGCAACGTTTCGGCAATCCTCTGAAGTCGATTCGCAGGCGATGCTGGTAGATGCTGACAATCGCTGGCTATGGAGAAAGAGTCCGCAACGGATTGAAGCGGAATCAATTCGCGATTCGATCCTGAAAGTCGCGGGCAAATTGAATCCCGAAGTCGGGGGCCGCGGTTACCAGGACGTCAAATCGTATTTCTTCAAGGGGACCCAGTTTTATGAACCACTGGATCCTGTGGGTGAAGAATTTAATCGCAGGTCGATTTATCGATTTTCAGCACGCGGGGGACGGCATCCGCTTCTGGAAACGTTCGACTGTCCCGATCCTTCTACGACCACTCCCGACCGGGCATCGACAACCACGCCCCTGCAGGCACTGGCTTTGATGAACGATTCCTTTGTGTTGCGCATGTCGGATCAGCTGGCCGCGCGGGTCAAGCAGCGCTCAGGTGCCGACTCCGGGCAGCAGGTGGTTGAACTCTTTGAGTTGGTTTATCAGCGGCCGCCACGACTGGAGGAAGCAGCCGTGTCACGTGAGTTTGTTTCTCAACATGGTCTGTCTGCCTTATGTCGGGTGCTGCTGAACAGTAACGAATTTTTATATGTGAATTGA
- a CDS encoding IclR family transcriptional regulator produces the protein MPAPDTNQKSAAAASPSLQRGIALLEYLAKHSHGCTLSELSEELSVPQASLLRIGKALEEMGYLSRDVASKKYYLTNRFLQLIPPSVQDRPLSECAIGPMRELRDLTGETTQLCCLIDTEIVILEQLLARHPFKYSAEIGARAPCYSCAPGKAIAAFLPENEREDLVNRIRFKRFTPHTITSKRAFLNELDLIRKRGYALDHEEGLSGIRCVAAPILDRNGIAIAAFTITGPAERIPQDEYESLGDIVQSRATQVTLAFNT, from the coding sequence ATGCCCGCTCCCGATACCAATCAAAAATCGGCGGCTGCCGCCTCCCCCAGCCTGCAACGGGGAATCGCCCTGCTCGAATATCTGGCGAAGCACTCTCACGGCTGCACGCTCAGCGAACTCAGCGAGGAACTCTCTGTTCCCCAGGCATCGCTGCTGCGGATTGGGAAAGCACTGGAAGAAATGGGATACCTTTCCCGCGACGTAGCTTCCAAAAAATACTATCTGACCAATCGCTTCCTGCAGTTGATTCCCCCCAGCGTCCAAGATCGACCGCTATCGGAATGCGCGATTGGCCCGATGCGGGAATTACGTGATCTCACCGGCGAAACAACGCAACTCTGCTGCCTGATCGATACGGAAATTGTGATTCTGGAACAGCTACTGGCACGGCATCCGTTTAAATATTCCGCCGAGATCGGTGCCCGGGCTCCCTGTTACAGTTGTGCTCCGGGCAAAGCTATCGCTGCTTTTCTTCCGGAAAACGAACGCGAAGATCTGGTGAACCGCATCCGCTTTAAACGATTCACCCCGCACACCATCACCTCGAAACGGGCCTTCCTGAACGAGCTGGACCTGATTCGCAAACGGGGCTATGCCCTGGATCACGAAGAAGGACTCTCCGGGATTCGCTGTGTGGCTGCTCCCATCCTGGACCGTAACGGCATTGCCATTGCAGCATTCACAATCACCGGTCCCGCAGAACGCATTCCCCAGGACGAATACGAATCGCTGGGGGATATCGTCCAGTCGCGGGCAACTCAGGTCACGCTCGCCTTCAATACCTGA
- a CDS encoding diguanylate cyclase, which translates to MNSSLIANSQTVPQQQSVHGSYHMGSSQILRELVAFSAESDELALNTQHTDDVDQVICRKHLRKLLTALQARDAVTLGHCRRVAFLAKGIANNLGWEGIHLKRLEVAALLHDIGKIGVPDHIIFKPGKLTSDEIELMSHYHHIGLDVLQACRTDHEVLTILSQTRFHFSGATNGYQCIGSEVHQGARILAIADAYDSLATDQVYRTGKKHEEIMSILMGAAGTQFDGNIICALSRWEQTERETFHEAIQEVNRNFQPKPLNEREIVEANLISNIFSYLFQIESLYDGFYIVNSDFQFVLFSPGLEQLTNLRSGDMLGNSWTNHSVPVTNQDGTMLASSEHTMNRVIASGKSMTTELMLKRPDGRLIQIEVQSVPMFGEDGRLVGVAEIFRDLSRSLKRPQEFNQLKMAASQDALTSVANRGELETQLAIMLNQASQNQNTAPLSIIFIDADHFKNINDTYGHAVGDEVLIELARLFQHETYSGELVGRYGGEEFVILCPETDLEHARQKAERLRLAVNNLKLENLNNNRITASFGVAQLEPGDSLESLFHRADNALYQAKETGRNRVCSLTCEEQMSGAVPEAVAPDQSNAGKMVFESSFSALISSDIVVYKLGGFVNDNDAHLTEVNPNRAVMRLGKAGLLPFWGKTDDRRPIEVELVFDNATRKSTSGSRNATPRVEVMIRMTPLGWIKQPEVFQKRAARVFRLLKDYFVAD; encoded by the coding sequence ATGAATAGTTCCCTGATAGCCAACAGTCAAACCGTGCCACAGCAGCAGTCTGTGCATGGCAGCTATCATATGGGCTCTTCACAGATCCTGAGGGAACTGGTTGCATTCTCGGCCGAATCCGACGAACTGGCACTCAATACACAACATACGGACGACGTCGATCAGGTCATCTGTCGTAAACACCTGCGCAAACTGTTGACTGCGCTACAGGCACGTGATGCTGTCACACTCGGTCACTGCCGACGTGTCGCTTTCCTGGCCAAAGGGATTGCCAACAATCTGGGCTGGGAAGGTATCCACCTGAAACGCCTGGAAGTAGCCGCACTGCTGCACGATATTGGTAAAATCGGCGTCCCCGACCACATCATTTTCAAGCCGGGTAAGCTGACATCAGATGAAATCGAACTGATGTCGCATTACCACCACATCGGTCTCGATGTGTTACAGGCCTGTCGCACCGACCATGAAGTGTTGACTATCCTCTCGCAAACCCGTTTTCACTTCAGCGGGGCGACCAATGGATATCAATGCATCGGCAGTGAAGTTCATCAGGGGGCACGCATCCTGGCGATCGCTGACGCCTATGATTCACTGGCCACCGATCAGGTCTATCGGACCGGGAAGAAACACGAAGAGATCATGTCGATCCTGATGGGGGCCGCAGGCACTCAGTTCGATGGCAACATCATCTGTGCCCTGTCCCGCTGGGAACAGACCGAACGGGAAACCTTCCACGAAGCCATTCAAGAGGTCAACCGAAACTTTCAGCCGAAGCCACTGAATGAGCGGGAGATAGTGGAAGCGAATCTGATCAGTAATATTTTCTCCTACCTGTTTCAAATCGAAAGTCTTTATGATGGTTTTTATATCGTCAACTCGGATTTTCAGTTTGTGCTATTCAGCCCTGGTCTGGAACAACTGACTAACCTGCGATCCGGCGACATGCTGGGCAACTCCTGGACCAATCACAGCGTCCCGGTGACGAATCAGGATGGAACGATGCTCGCCTCATCCGAGCACACCATGAACCGGGTCATCGCCAGTGGAAAATCAATGACCACGGAACTAATGCTGAAACGACCGGACGGCCGGCTGATTCAGATCGAAGTTCAATCCGTCCCCATGTTCGGGGAAGATGGTCGTCTGGTTGGCGTAGCGGAGATCTTCCGTGATCTGTCACGGAGCCTGAAGCGTCCCCAGGAATTTAACCAGCTGAAAATGGCTGCCAGCCAGGATGCACTGACGTCCGTTGCCAACCGGGGAGAACTGGAAACTCAGCTGGCAATCATGTTGAACCAGGCCAGCCAGAACCAGAACACAGCCCCTTTAAGCATTATCTTCATCGACGCCGATCACTTTAAAAACATCAACGACACTTATGGCCATGCGGTTGGCGATGAAGTGCTCATTGAACTGGCCCGACTGTTTCAGCATGAAACCTATTCCGGAGAACTGGTGGGGCGTTACGGGGGTGAAGAGTTTGTCATTCTCTGCCCGGAAACCGACCTGGAACATGCACGGCAAAAAGCAGAACGCCTGCGACTGGCAGTGAATAATCTGAAACTGGAAAATTTAAACAATAACCGCATCACTGCCTCGTTTGGTGTCGCGCAGCTGGAGCCGGGTGACTCCCTGGAAAGCCTGTTCCATCGTGCCGACAATGCCCTCTACCAGGCGAAAGAAACAGGACGTAATCGGGTCTGTTCCTTGACCTGTGAAGAACAGATGTCGGGCGCGGTTCCTGAAGCCGTCGCTCCCGACCAATCCAATGCAGGCAAAATGGTCTTCGAGAGCTCCTTCAGCGCTCTCATCTCATCAGATATTGTTGTTTACAAGCTCGGAGGCTTCGTCAATGACAATGATGCACACCTCACTGAAGTCAATCCGAATCGAGCTGTCATGCGTCTGGGCAAAGCCGGGCTACTTCCCTTCTGGGGAAAAACGGATGACCGCCGCCCTATCGAGGTGGAACTGGTCTTTGATAATGCCACCCGGAAATCCACTTCCGGCTCACGAAATGCGACACCCCGCGTGGAAGTCATGATCAGAATGACTCCCCTGGGCTGGATCAAACAGCCTGAAGTCTTCCAGAAACGGGCCGCTCGTGTCTTTCGTCTGCTGAAAGATTATTTCGTCGCTGACTGA